A window from Fibrobacter sp. UWB11 encodes these proteins:
- a CDS encoding GTP-binding protein, which yields MKKNKKPVILITGYLGSGKTTLLNNLLKQEKRKVALIVNDMGSINVDAEILKKNGSNVTECPMFELQNGCICCTLRDEFIEHVEKISNLDSIEVVFVEASGISDPGAVSASFLAYEDDNPNTNVYLTSIVTVVDGDRIYREFLSELKQKKEERDSLAEKYDLSDEEISTLIVDQIEFCNFIILNKCDLLSADQLKEVESIVRDFQPRAPIIHSVNGDIDIEKIMTTKPFNYDQIDSSSAIQKATATLTQPGRKSNGCVDEYGITSFVFEARRPFNRDRFMEFVNNRYPSQLIRSKGYIWFSDASKDVQLFEQAGRNSSILPVSYWIDALSEDVKQSYIDDNPEIKENWDTQFGDRENQVVFIGKGYNKDDIIVELEKCLDERAYA from the coding sequence ATGAAAAAGAATAAGAAACCGGTGATTCTCATCACTGGGTATTTGGGCTCGGGTAAAACGACCCTTTTGAACAACCTTCTCAAGCAAGAGAAACGAAAAGTCGCCCTCATCGTTAACGATATGGGAAGCATCAACGTCGATGCCGAAATCTTGAAAAAGAACGGCTCGAATGTTACCGAATGCCCGATGTTCGAATTGCAAAACGGTTGCATCTGCTGCACGTTGCGCGATGAATTCATTGAACATGTTGAAAAAATTTCCAACCTCGATTCCATTGAAGTCGTGTTTGTCGAAGCATCCGGCATCAGCGACCCGGGCGCAGTCAGCGCAAGTTTCCTCGCTTACGAAGACGACAATCCCAATACAAATGTCTACTTGACTTCCATCGTCACTGTTGTTGATGGCGACAGAATTTATCGTGAATTCCTTAGCGAATTAAAACAGAAAAAAGAAGAAAGAGATTCTCTCGCCGAAAAATACGATTTAAGCGACGAAGAAATTTCGACACTGATTGTAGACCAGATTGAATTCTGCAATTTCATCATTTTGAACAAGTGCGATTTGCTCAGCGCAGACCAGCTCAAGGAAGTGGAATCTATCGTTCGCGATTTCCAGCCTCGCGCTCCGATTATCCATTCCGTCAACGGTGATATCGACATCGAAAAAATCATGACGACAAAGCCGTTCAACTATGATCAAATTGATTCCTCTTCGGCCATCCAGAAGGCTACCGCAACATTAACCCAGCCAGGTCGCAAAAGCAATGGTTGCGTTGACGAATATGGGATTACGTCATTCGTTTTCGAAGCTAGACGCCCGTTCAACAGAGACCGTTTTATGGAATTTGTCAACAATCGTTACCCATCGCAGCTCATCCGTTCCAAGGGTTACATCTGGTTTTCAGACGCCAGCAAGGACGTGCAGCTTTTCGAACAGGCAGGTCGTAATTCCTCGATTTTGCCCGTTTCGTATTGGATTGACGCATTGAGCGAAGATGTAAAGCAATCGTACATTGACGACAATCCAGAAATCAAAGAAAACTGGGACACTCAATTTGGCGACCGCGAGAACCAGGTTGTCTTCATCGGCAAAGGCTACAACAAGGACGACATCATTGTCGAGCTTGAAAAATGCCTTGACGAAAGAGCGTATGCTTAA
- a CDS encoding glycosyl hydrolase 53 family protein — MNFFKNLTMCVSCASVALLMQSCGDDTASSPVYALSSSSAQESLESSSAQESSSSVENLSSSSQDGDSSSSETSLSAGTESSSSVATSSEIEPTSSETSQNSSSSEAQSSAAESSSSSNASQPSSAIESSSSQAPSSSSVQPIKIDFYNGADISEVQEYERNNTKFYDVDGKESDIFTILKNHGFNSIRLRTFVSPKAKYGYAASGCGHDSEAYGDKDHVVAFAKKVKAAGMGLLVDIHYSDVWADPGKQIIPERWRGVNNANAMADSVYAYTKDLMLALKNAGATPDMVQVGNETTPGILIHKPNSKTDCWGNGVDKAATSVNGDMGTAAGKANAAKYFNAGIKAVKEVSPTTKTVLHIERIRQAETVKWWMGVIFDDYKIPADVMGFSAYTAYGDGTPDKWSNLFNTITTKYSNLEFIVAEYNGGDSDNHYNFDKSRQKTRESVRKMNRWIGTFFWEPTIGGAWGAGLFDWRGKDLYANAKAFEEFF; from the coding sequence ATGAATTTTTTTAAAAATCTTACAATGTGCGTGTCTTGCGCTTCTGTTGCTTTGCTAATGCAATCTTGTGGTGACGATACGGCTTCGTCGCCTGTTTATGCTTTAAGTTCTTCGTCTGCGCAGGAATCGTTAGAATCATCTTCGGCTCAAGAATCCTCGTCGTCTGTTGAAAATTTATCGTCTTCTAGCCAAGATGGTGACTCCTCGTCTTCGGAAACATCTTTGTCGGCTGGGACTGAATCGTCTTCATCCGTGGCGACGTCATCTGAAATAGAACCGACGTCGTCTGAAACGTCGCAGAATTCTTCATCGTCCGAAGCTCAGTCATCGGCGGCTGAATCATCGTCGTCTTCTAATGCGTCGCAACCCTCCTCTGCAATAGAATCCTCGTCATCGCAAGCGCCCAGTTCATCTTCTGTACAACCTATAAAAATTGATTTCTACAACGGCGCCGATATTTCCGAAGTCCAGGAATACGAACGAAATAACACAAAGTTTTACGATGTCGATGGCAAAGAAAGCGACATCTTCACAATCCTGAAAAATCACGGATTCAACTCCATTCGCTTGCGCACGTTTGTTTCGCCCAAGGCAAAGTACGGCTATGCGGCAAGCGGTTGCGGCCACGATTCCGAAGCGTATGGTGACAAAGACCACGTTGTTGCTTTTGCCAAGAAAGTCAAAGCGGCTGGCATGGGGCTTCTCGTGGATATCCATTACAGCGATGTGTGGGCGGATCCTGGTAAACAAATTATTCCCGAACGCTGGCGCGGCGTGAATAATGCCAATGCAATGGCGGATTCCGTTTACGCATACACCAAGGACTTGATGCTTGCTCTCAAGAATGCGGGGGCAACGCCGGACATGGTGCAAGTGGGCAATGAAACGACTCCGGGCATCTTGATTCACAAGCCGAACAGCAAAACAGATTGCTGGGGAAACGGCGTTGATAAGGCGGCGACTTCCGTCAATGGCGATATGGGAACTGCCGCAGGCAAGGCGAATGCCGCCAAGTATTTTAATGCTGGCATCAAGGCTGTTAAAGAAGTCTCACCGACAACGAAAACGGTGCTTCACATTGAACGTATCCGCCAGGCAGAAACGGTAAAATGGTGGATGGGCGTCATCTTTGACGATTATAAAATCCCCGCCGATGTGATGGGCTTCTCTGCTTACACCGCTTACGGCGACGGTACTCCCGATAAGTGGAGTAATTTGTTCAATACGATTACAACAAAGTATTCAAATTTGGAATTTATCGTTGCAGAATACAATGGTGGTGATTCCGATAACCACTACAATTTCGACAAATCCCGCCAAAAGACTCGTGAATCCGTCCGCAAAATGAACCGCTGGATTGGAACATTCTTCTGGGAACCGACAATTGGCGGTGCCTGGGGCGCAGGGCTTTTTGACTGGCGCGGTAAAGACCTTTACGCAAACGCTAAGGCTTTTGAAGAGTTTTTCTAA
- the ung gene encoding uracil-DNA glycosylase, translating into MSVKLEESWLKLLADQFEQPYFKQIKAKLLQEHAEHHVVYPPGPQIFAALDYCPVDKVKAVIIGQDPYHNPGQAHGLCFSVPFGIEPPPSLINIFQELHDDLGITPPPHGNLEGWAHQGILLLNASLTVRAHMAASHAGIGWQQFTDTIIQRLSQVRENLVFLLWGSFAIKKQVLIAPNRGHLILTAPHPSPLSAYRGFFGCKHFSKANAYLVSKGLEPIDWSIK; encoded by the coding sequence ATGTCCGTAAAACTTGAAGAATCTTGGCTAAAACTGCTCGCCGACCAATTCGAGCAACCGTATTTTAAGCAAATTAAGGCAAAACTTTTGCAGGAACATGCAGAACACCATGTGGTGTATCCTCCCGGACCGCAGATTTTTGCAGCCCTCGACTATTGCCCCGTCGATAAAGTCAAGGCTGTCATCATCGGACAAGACCCATACCACAATCCGGGGCAAGCTCACGGGCTTTGCTTCTCGGTGCCGTTCGGAATTGAGCCGCCGCCCTCCCTCATCAACATTTTCCAGGAACTCCACGACGATCTCGGCATCACGCCGCCGCCACACGGGAACTTGGAAGGCTGGGCCCATCAGGGAATTTTGCTTTTAAACGCATCGCTCACAGTGCGCGCCCACATGGCTGCCAGCCACGCAGGCATTGGCTGGCAGCAGTTCACGGACACGATTATCCAGCGCCTTTCGCAGGTTCGCGAGAACCTCGTCTTTTTGCTCTGGGGCAGTTTTGCCATCAAAAAGCAAGTGCTCATCGCGCCCAATCGCGGCCACCTGATTCTTACCGCTCCGCACCCGAGTCCACTCTCGGCTTATCGCGGATTCTTCGGCTGCAAGCACTTCAGCAAGGCAAACGCTTACCTTGTCAGCAAAGGACTTGAACCCATCGACTGGAGCATAAAATAG
- a CDS encoding cation diffusion facilitator family transporter, which yields MAKNCNEEKHNEENRNKVIVKTSIVGIVTNVILASVKAVIGLMANSIAVVLDAVNNLSDALSSIITIVGNKLSRKLPNEKHPLGYGRIEYLTAMVIASIVIYAGITSCVESIKKIIHPEEADYSTVSLVIIAIAVVVKVILGRYVKSQGERVNSGSLIASGSDALFDAILSLSVLASALIFIFTGLSLEAYVGVLISIFIVKAGFEMLKDTVSDLLGKKNDNELTKQIKSLIRSEEGIHGAYDLVINDYGPEKKLASVHVELPDTMTVADLDSLTRKLEKKVYRETGVILTAIGVYSYNTKDDEASKIRDTISNKVKSHDWALQMHGFYVDIEAKEMRFDVVIKFGVNAQEALETIKSEAAELYPDFTIQVSPDIDLG from the coding sequence ATGGCAAAGAACTGCAATGAAGAAAAGCACAACGAAGAAAACCGCAATAAGGTCATCGTCAAAACTAGCATTGTCGGGATTGTCACAAACGTCATTCTCGCCAGCGTCAAGGCGGTTATCGGCCTTATGGCAAATTCCATCGCCGTCGTTCTCGATGCCGTGAACAACCTCTCGGACGCACTTTCATCCATCATCACAATTGTCGGCAACAAGCTCTCGCGAAAATTGCCCAACGAAAAGCACCCGCTCGGTTACGGACGCATTGAATACCTGACCGCCATGGTCATCGCCTCCATTGTGATTTACGCGGGCATCACCTCTTGTGTGGAATCCATCAAAAAAATCATCCACCCCGAAGAAGCCGATTACTCCACCGTTTCACTTGTCATCATCGCCATCGCCGTGGTCGTGAAAGTAATCCTCGGGCGTTACGTAAAATCGCAAGGCGAACGCGTAAATTCCGGTTCGCTTATCGCCTCCGGCTCCGATGCGCTCTTTGACGCCATCCTCTCACTTTCCGTTCTCGCCTCGGCACTCATCTTCATTTTCACGGGACTCTCGCTCGAAGCTTACGTCGGCGTTCTGATTTCCATCTTCATCGTCAAAGCGGGCTTTGAAATGTTGAAGGATACCGTCAGCGACTTGCTTGGCAAGAAAAATGATAACGAACTCACCAAGCAAATCAAGAGCCTCATCCGCAGCGAAGAAGGCATCCACGGCGCATACGACCTCGTCATCAACGATTACGGTCCCGAAAAGAAACTCGCCTCCGTGCACGTGGAACTCCCCGACACCATGACCGTCGCCGACCTGGATTCCCTCACGCGCAAACTCGAAAAGAAAGTCTATCGCGAAACAGGCGTCATCCTCACCGCCATCGGCGTTTACTCTTACAATACCAAGGACGACGAAGCATCCAAAATTCGCGACACAATTTCAAACAAAGTCAAGTCACACGATTGGGCACTCCAGATGCATGGTTTTTATGTAGATATCGAAGCCAAGGAAATGCGCTTTGACGTGGTCATCAAATTCGGCGTGAACGCCCAGGAAGCCCTCGAAACCATCAAGAGCGAAGCAGCTGAGCTTTACCCCGACTTCACGATACAGGTTTCACCCGATATCGATTTGGGATAA
- a CDS encoding DUF4321 domain-containing protein — MTHKNSLARVVLFIFVGLILGGIMSEALGALFGELGVLLNAGGYDNSVHHIFTAAADYSIGFSGDTPQPVVIDLYLVKFALGFGIKVNFLSAIGMFIALYIMKWSGER; from the coding sequence ATGACTCACAAGAACTCATTGGCACGTGTCGTCCTTTTCATTTTTGTCGGCCTTATTTTAGGCGGCATCATGAGCGAAGCTCTCGGAGCTTTGTTTGGCGAACTCGGAGTCCTCTTGAACGCCGGTGGCTACGATAACAGCGTTCACCACATTTTTACGGCGGCAGCCGATTACAGTATCGGTTTTTCTGGCGATACACCGCAGCCCGTCGTCATTGATTTGTACCTTGTCAAATTTGCACTTGGATTCGGCATCAAAGTGAACTTTTTAAGTGCTATTGGCATGTTCATCGCCCTTTACATTATGAAATGGTCCGGAGAAAGATAA
- the gatA gene encoding Asp-tRNA(Asn)/Glu-tRNA(Gln) amidotransferase subunit GatA, producing the protein MQTIQELQAQLASGSTTAEKLAQASLEKIESTKNLNAYISVLNDRALERAKESDKRRAEGKSLGALDGIPVAVKDNMCLTGTRTTAASKILDNFVAPYTATALEKLEAAGAIIVGKTNMDEFAMGSSNETSYYGPVKNPLDESRVPGGSSGGSAVAVASGTVPCALGSDTGGSIRQPAACTGVVGLKPTYGRVSRYGLLAYASSLDQIGPFGSTVRDCATLLGAICGIDPHDNTTSTRPTEDFTAKLGTGVKGKVIGVPKEYFGEGLDAECKAAIENMLKKMEAEGATIKEVSLPHISYAVSSYYIIATAEASSNLSRYDGVRYGYRSPEARKLFDLYAKSRSEGFGKEVQRRILLGSYVLSAGFYDAYYVQAQKVRRLITDDFTEAFKTCDVIASPTMPGLPLKCGMNESDPMAVYLSDIYTVSLNLAGLPGVSVPCGMASGLPVGLQWIGKPFQEADLLSVAEATERLNK; encoded by the coding sequence ATGCAGACTATTCAGGAACTTCAGGCTCAACTTGCTAGCGGCAGCACCACTGCCGAAAAGCTCGCACAAGCTTCCCTCGAAAAAATTGAATCTACAAAGAATTTGAACGCCTATATCTCGGTGCTGAACGACCGCGCTCTCGAACGCGCTAAGGAAAGCGACAAGCGCCGCGCCGAAGGCAAGTCTCTGGGAGCCCTCGATGGTATCCCAGTCGCCGTGAAGGACAACATGTGCTTGACCGGCACACGCACCACCGCCGCTTCCAAGATTCTCGACAACTTTGTTGCCCCGTACACTGCAACGGCACTCGAAAAGCTCGAAGCCGCAGGCGCCATCATCGTCGGCAAGACGAACATGGACGAATTCGCCATGGGTTCCAGCAACGAAACCTCTTACTACGGCCCGGTCAAAAATCCGCTCGACGAATCCCGCGTTCCGGGTGGTTCCTCGGGTGGTTCCGCAGTCGCCGTCGCCTCTGGCACGGTTCCTTGCGCCCTCGGTTCTGACACGGGTGGATCTATCCGCCAGCCGGCAGCATGCACGGGCGTTGTCGGTTTGAAGCCAACCTACGGCCGCGTTTCCCGTTACGGTCTCCTCGCCTACGCAAGCTCACTCGACCAGATTGGTCCGTTCGGCTCCACCGTTCGCGATTGCGCAACGCTCCTCGGTGCTATTTGCGGCATTGACCCGCACGACAACACCACAAGCACTCGCCCGACCGAAGACTTTACTGCAAAGCTCGGCACTGGCGTTAAGGGCAAGGTCATTGGCGTTCCGAAGGAATACTTTGGTGAAGGTCTCGATGCAGAATGCAAGGCCGCCATCGAAAACATGCTTAAGAAGATGGAAGCCGAAGGCGCCACCATCAAGGAAGTGAGCCTCCCGCACATCAGCTACGCTGTGTCCAGCTATTACATCATTGCAACTGCAGAAGCAAGCTCCAACCTCAGCCGCTACGACGGCGTGCGTTACGGTTACCGCAGCCCCGAAGCTCGTAAGCTCTTCGACCTTTACGCCAAGTCCCGCAGCGAAGGTTTCGGCAAGGAAGTGCAACGCCGCATCCTCCTCGGAAGCTACGTTCTCTCCGCCGGTTTCTATGACGCTTACTACGTGCAGGCCCAAAAGGTTCGCCGCCTCATCACGGACGACTTCACCGAAGCATTCAAGACTTGCGACGTGATTGCAAGCCCGACGATGCCGGGTCTCCCGCTCAAGTGCGGCATGAACGAATCCGATCCGATGGCAGTTTACCTCTCCGACATCTACACCGTTAGCTTGAACCTCGCCGGTCTCCCGGGCGTGAGCGTTCCGTGCGGTATGGCAAGCGGCCTCCCGGTTGGCCTCCAATGGATTGGCAAGCCGTTCCAGGAAGCAGACTTGCTCAGCGTCGCCGAAGCAACCGAGCGTTTGAACAAGTAA
- the guaB gene encoding IMP dehydrogenase, translating into MKLLPEALTFDDVLLVPAESSVLPAQTDVSTQLAPNIKLNIPIISAAMDTVTTAPLAISLALQGGLGIIHKNMSIEDQAEEVRKVKRWQSGIVTNPVTLDADEPVSAAFEQRARNKVSGFPILSKGKLVGMLTSRDLRTVSDMNVKISTVMTKDPVTASPKVSLAKAKEILAEKRIEKLPLVDASGALKGLITMTDILKRENNPNASLDKNGQLLVGAAVSTSANTLERVAALVDAGVDLLIIDTAHGHHIGVRNMVKTVRKKYPKLTICAGNVCTPEAVEELAKCGANIVKVGIGPGSICTTRIIAGVGYPQFSAVVECGKMARKVGVKIIADGGLKFSGDIVKALAAGGHAVMVGSLFAGTEEAPGEVILADGRSYKSYRGMGSLGAMKAGSADRYFQGGVQEPRKFVPEGIEGRVPYKGPLRDTVYQLIGGIHSAMGYAGAANLEELYKKATFVRITGAGLRESHPHDVTITKEAPNYRTGD; encoded by the coding sequence ATGAAACTTTTGCCAGAAGCTTTGACGTTTGATGACGTCTTACTCGTTCCCGCTGAATCTTCTGTTCTTCCGGCTCAGACGGATGTGAGCACCCAGCTCGCCCCGAATATCAAGCTGAACATTCCTATAATCAGTGCTGCAATGGATACCGTTACGACGGCTCCGTTGGCTATTTCCCTTGCTTTGCAGGGTGGCCTCGGCATTATCCACAAGAACATGTCCATTGAAGACCAGGCTGAAGAAGTCCGCAAGGTCAAGCGCTGGCAGTCCGGTATTGTGACCAATCCGGTGACGCTTGATGCCGATGAACCGGTGTCTGCTGCATTTGAACAGCGTGCTCGCAACAAGGTGAGCGGTTTCCCGATTCTCTCCAAGGGTAAGCTCGTCGGTATGCTCACGAGCCGCGACCTCCGCACCGTTAGCGACATGAACGTGAAGATCAGCACGGTCATGACCAAGGATCCTGTGACGGCAAGCCCGAAGGTGAGCCTTGCCAAGGCGAAGGAAATCCTCGCCGAAAAGCGCATTGAAAAGCTCCCGCTCGTGGACGCTTCTGGTGCTTTGAAGGGCCTCATCACGATGACGGACATTTTGAAACGCGAAAACAACCCGAACGCAAGCCTTGACAAGAATGGTCAGTTGCTTGTGGGTGCTGCTGTTAGCACTTCTGCAAATACTCTTGAACGCGTTGCAGCCCTCGTGGACGCTGGCGTTGACCTGTTGATTATCGATACGGCTCATGGTCACCACATCGGTGTGCGTAACATGGTGAAGACCGTTCGCAAGAAATATCCGAAGCTCACGATTTGCGCCGGTAACGTTTGCACGCCGGAAGCTGTCGAAGAACTCGCCAAGTGCGGCGCCAACATCGTCAAGGTGGGTATCGGTCCGGGTTCCATCTGCACGACCCGTATCATTGCTGGTGTCGGTTACCCGCAGTTCTCCGCTGTCGTGGAATGCGGCAAGATGGCTCGCAAGGTCGGCGTGAAGATTATCGCTGACGGTGGCCTCAAGTTCTCTGGCGATATCGTCAAGGCTTTGGCTGCTGGCGGTCACGCTGTGATGGTGGGCTCTCTCTTTGCCGGTACCGAAGAAGCTCCGGGCGAAGTCATTCTCGCTGATGGCCGTAGCTACAAGAGCTACCGCGGCATGGGCTCTCTCGGCGCCATGAAGGCAGGCTCTGCTGACCGTTACTTCCAGGGTGGCGTTCAGGAACCGCGCAAGTTTGTTCCGGAAGGCATTGAAGGTCGTGTTCCGTACAAGGGACCGCTCCGCGACACCGTTTACCAGCTCATTGGCGGTATCCACTCTGCTATGGGTTATGCCGGTGCTGCGAACCTCGAAGAACTCTACAAGAAGGCAACGTTTGTCCGTATTACGGGCGCAGGCCTCCGTGAATCTCATCCGCACGATGTGACCATCACGAAGGAAGCTCCGAACTACCGCACAGGCGACTAA
- a CDS encoding Rpn family recombination-promoting nuclease/putative transposase: MKERKSLKDCIVKPGEKSPFANLLIDLAFKKAFDPDKPTSRNNLINLLNDLLEPQLKRPIKNVWTRNVAKNLSGSKESRTAIFDLHCKDDMGNLIEIEVQIREMDNFMKRLAFYASELVANQAEPGEEWNYDVQPTYVIALTRIHVFDDENAVHRAAVTDLETGKQVMDTYNYAIIELSKVPFFIEKTSSDLSKWLFFFRYLNRLKELPEELNESKFQQLTESSKVSNFSKKELEAYQRMHHEKWDHNVMVPGIFKEFATEINAKIEERISDRNREIAKKMVVAGKLSDAEIADYSGLSVEDVVVLRSQMCESD, from the coding sequence ATGAAAGAACGTAAGTCCCTCAAGGACTGTATCGTGAAACCGGGCGAGAAGAGTCCCTTCGCAAATCTTCTTATTGATTTGGCGTTCAAGAAAGCATTCGATCCGGACAAGCCCACTAGCCGCAACAATCTCATCAACCTGCTGAATGACCTGCTTGAACCGCAGCTTAAGCGGCCAATCAAAAACGTGTGGACTCGCAATGTCGCAAAGAATCTGAGTGGTAGCAAAGAATCTCGCACGGCAATTTTCGATTTGCACTGTAAAGACGATATGGGTAATTTGATTGAGATTGAGGTGCAAATTCGCGAGATGGATAATTTTATGAAGCGTCTGGCTTTCTATGCGAGTGAGCTGGTGGCCAATCAGGCCGAACCTGGTGAAGAGTGGAATTACGATGTTCAGCCGACATACGTAATCGCGTTGACTCGTATTCATGTTTTTGATGACGAAAATGCTGTTCACCGTGCCGCCGTGACAGATTTGGAAACAGGCAAACAAGTTATGGATACATACAACTATGCTATAATTGAGCTTTCTAAGGTTCCGTTTTTCATTGAGAAAACATCCAGTGATTTAAGCAAATGGCTGTTCTTCTTCCGTTACTTGAACCGCCTCAAGGAACTCCCCGAAGAGTTGAACGAGTCCAAGTTTCAACAGTTGACGGAAAGTTCGAAAGTGTCTAACTTTTCAAAAAAGGAATTAGAGGCTTATCAGCGTATGCATCACGAAAAATGGGATCACAATGTCATGGTGCCGGGCATTTTCAAGGAATTCGCGACGGAAATCAACGCAAAGATTGAAGAACGTATTTCCGATCGAAATCGTGAAATAGCCAAGAAAATGGTTGTCGCAGGCAAGTTGTCTGATGCTGAAATTGCAGACTATTCTGGTCTATCCGTAGAAGATGTTGTCGTTTTGCGGAGTCAAATGTGCGAGTCGGATTAA